GTCGCGAAGTCATTGACTTCTATGCGCGTATGGAGAAGAAGGCGAGTGAGGGCACAGTCCAACTGGAGTGCCCACAGCGGTTCAGCGAGCAGGTCAAGGCCTATATCGCCGACCTTCTGGAGAAGGAGAAGGCTGCCGAAAAGCAGGCCGCGCCCGTCAACTCAGCTGTCGAGGAGGCTCTTCCATGGGAGCGCGAAGACGCACCCGGCAGGGACTATCAATCCACGTGGAATCAGTTTTAGGGAAAGGTATTTCAATGCAAATCGAGACTGTCGCAAAAGAGGGGTTTCTGCCCGTCCGTGTTCACCCGACGGACGCTGGCGCCGATCTACGCGCCGATATTCCGGAGCCGGTGACGCTCCAGCCGCGCGAATCGACCTTTTTCAATACCGGAATCGAGGTCGCCATTCCTGAGGGCTATTTCGGTGCGTTGGCGATCCGCTCCAGCCTTGCCTGCAAGCATGGTCTGATGCTTGCGAACTCTCTTGGAATTATCGATTCGTGCTATCGGGGTCCCGTAAAGGCGAAGTTGGTGAACATCGGAAGGCGCCCCTACACGATCAACCCCGGGGACCGTATCGCTCAATTGCTCATTATCCCATGCGTCCATGCAACGTTTGTCCAGGTTGACGAACTTCCTGAAAGCGATCGCGGGACAGGCGGGTTCGGCAGTACGGGTGCCCAGTAGGCAAATGGTTGAAATGACGGGCTTCTTTCAAGGAGCCCGTTTTGCTTGGCGAGAGGTGGAGAGGTATATGGTGTTGGACCGAGTGCATACCGAGAAATCGGACAGCGGGGATAGCATACGCCCGTTGCGCATGCTTTCGTACATCACTGCGGCAATGGTATCGATTTTTGTTGCGTGGTTTACGGGATATATCCGTATAGACGGGACGTTGGACACGGACGGCTGGTTCCTTTTGGCAACGGGACGTGAGATTGTGCACAACGGGATTCCCTTCGAGAACCCGTGGTCACTGGATTCCGGGCAGGGCATTATTGTCCAGCAATGGCTGCACGATGTATGGCTTTATGGCTGGTATTCCCTTGCGGGCTATACCGGCGTCGCCACATCGGTGGTGGTTCCGCTGGCG
The sequence above is drawn from the Coprococcus comes ATCC 27758 genome and encodes:
- the dut gene encoding dUTP diphosphatase, which codes for MQIETVAKEGFLPVRVHPTDAGADLRADIPEPVTLQPRESTFFNTGIEVAIPEGYFGALAIRSSLACKHGLMLANSLGIIDSCYRGPVKAKLVNIGRRPYTINPGDRIAQLLIIPCVHATFVQVDELPESDRGTGGFGSTGAQ